The genomic window GCTGGAGTTCATCGAACAACTGGGCGTGCAGACCGTGGTCATCCTCGGCGCGTTGCTCGCCGATACGCCGCACACCCGTCCCGTTCCGGTGACGGGGTCCGCGTACAGCAAGGAAGCCGCCGAGCGATTCAACCTCGAGCAAACCCGGTACGAGGGTCCCACCGGGATCACCGGGGTGCTGCAAGACCAGTGTGTGAAGGCAGGTGTGCCCGCGGTGTCGTTCTGGGCCGCCGTGCCGCACTACGTTTCCCAGCCGCCGAACCCGAAGGCCACGATCGCGCTGCTACATCGGGTCGAGGATGTGCTCGACATCGAGGTGCCGCTCGGCGAACTGCCCTCGCAGGCCGAGGATTGGGAGACCGCGGTGAACGAGATGACCGCGGGCGATGACGAGGTCACCGAGTACGTGCGGTCGCTCGAGGAGCGGGGCGACGCGGCGGTCGACGTGAACGAGGCGATGGCCAAGATCGACGGCGACGCCATCGCGGCCGAGTTCGAGAAGTATCTGCGCAGGCGGGGTCCGGGCAGCTTCGGACTCTGAAGTGGTTGAGCCCGAATAACATTGGTTTGCCCAGTGTTCACCGAGGGGCCGCATGTCGGCCGCGAAGCGGCTGCCGCCTATTCTTTTTAGGGTGACCTTTCTCCCGATCGTCGCGCATCTGCGCGGTTTTGACGACCGGATCGCCGTCCTCTGCCCCCGATCTGCCACCGCGAACAGCACGGCGGCGGTGCCGGTGGCGGAAGATTTGCGGCAGGTCACCTACGGGCAACTGGCGACGCTCGTCGAGGAGTTCGCGGCCGCGCTCGGACCGAACCGGCGGCTCGTCGCGCTCCCGGCCAGGAACGACCTCGCTTCGCTCGTGGCGTATCTCGGCGCACTCAGCGCGGGCTGCGTTGTCCTGCTCACCGCGGAAGTCACCACCGAATTACTGACGACCTACGATCCGGATGTCGTCATCGAGGACGGCGCCACCCACGTGCGGCGCGAGACGTCGTCGCATACCCTGCATCCGGATCTCGCGCTGCTGCTGAGCACTTCGGGTTCCACCGGGTCACCGAAACTCGTCCGGCTTTCGTCGGCGAACCTGCTGGCCAACGCCGCCGCCATCGCCGAATACCTGACCATCACCCCCGGCGACCGCGCGGCCACGACGCTGCCGATGTTCTACTGCTACGGGCTCTCGGTGGTGCACAGCTACCTGGTGCGCGGCGCGAGCCTGTTGCTCACCGAACGGTCGGTCCTGGACGACACCTTCTGGGACGAGTTCCGCGCCTACCGGGCAACGTCTTTCGCGGCCGTCCCGTACACCATCGACCTGCTGGACCGGATCGGCTTCTCCCGCATGGAATTGCCGCACCTGCGCTACGTCACCCAGGCGGGCGGCAGGCTCGCCGCCGAGCGAGTCGTCGAATACGCGCGGCTCGGCGCACGGTCGGGCTGGGACTTCTTCGTCATGTACGGCCAGACCGAGGCCACCGCCCGGATGGCTTATCTGCCGCCGGATCTGGCGACTGAGCACCCCGATTGCATCGGTGTGCCGATCCCTGGCGGGGAGTTCAGCCTGGAACCGGTCGACGACGCCGACTGGCACAGCGTCAACCCCTGCGGACACGAGCAACTCGACGCCGAGGCGGGCGAACTGGTCTACCACGGACCCAACGTCATGATGGGTTACGCGACGTCCTCGTCCGATCTGGCGCTGGGCCGCACCGTCACCGCGTTGCGCACCGGCGATCTCGCGCGCCGCACTTCGGACGGCCTGTACCAGGTGATCGGACGCCGCAGCCGGTTCGCGAAGATCTTCGGCTTGCGCATCGATCTGCAACGGCTCGAGTCCGGCTTGGCAGCAGCGGGTTTCACCGCCTGCTGCACCGACGACGACGAACACCTTGTCGTCGCGGTGCAGCACCCCGACACCGATCCGACCGAGACCGCCGCCCGCCTGGCCGGGCTGCCCGCCGCGGCGGTGCGGGTGTGCCCGGTCGAGGACCTGCCGCGGCTGGCCAACGGCAAGCCGGACTACCCTGCCGTCCGCACGTTGGCCGCGCCCGCGCCGCAGAACCGAGACATCCGCGCGCTCTACGCCTTTGCCCTCGGCATCGACCCGGCGGCGATCCGCCCGGACAGCACCTTCGTCGATCTCGGCGGCAATTCGCTGACCTATGTGACGACCGCGGCCCGAGTG from Nocardia iowensis includes these protein-coding regions:
- a CDS encoding PAC2 family protein, which translates into the protein MNPSETPDPELPTLREPVLVAAFEGWNDAGDAASGAVEHLELIWDAEPLAELDSEDYYDYQVNRPTVRQVDGVTREIQWPSTMLSVCSPPGSDRDIVLLRGIEPNMRWRSFCDDLLEFIEQLGVQTVVILGALLADTPHTRPVPVTGSAYSKEAAERFNLEQTRYEGPTGITGVLQDQCVKAGVPAVSFWAAVPHYVSQPPNPKATIALLHRVEDVLDIEVPLGELPSQAEDWETAVNEMTAGDDEVTEYVRSLEERGDAAVDVNEAMAKIDGDAIAAEFEKYLRRRGPGSFGL
- a CDS encoding AMP-binding protein; amino-acid sequence: MTFLPIVAHLRGFDDRIAVLCPRSATANSTAAVPVAEDLRQVTYGQLATLVEEFAAALGPNRRLVALPARNDLASLVAYLGALSAGCVVLLTAEVTTELLTTYDPDVVIEDGATHVRRETSSHTLHPDLALLLSTSGSTGSPKLVRLSSANLLANAAAIAEYLTITPGDRAATTLPMFYCYGLSVVHSYLVRGASLLLTERSVLDDTFWDEFRAYRATSFAAVPYTIDLLDRIGFSRMELPHLRYVTQAGGRLAAERVVEYARLGARSGWDFFVMYGQTEATARMAYLPPDLATEHPDCIGVPIPGGEFSLEPVDDADWHSVNPCGHEQLDAEAGELVYHGPNVMMGYATSSSDLALGRTVTALRTGDLARRTSDGLYQVIGRRSRFAKIFGLRIDLQRLESGLAAAGFTACCTDDDEHLVVAVQHPDTDPTETAARLAGLPAAAVRVCPVEDLPRLANGKPDYPAVRTLAAPAPQNRDIRALYAFALGIDPAAIRPDSTFVDLGGNSLTYVTTAARVEHALGRLPADWPTMTIAELERIPHGGRRFGRTLDTGTLLRAAAIVLIAGSHIGLFVLWGAAHVLLAVAGFNFARFAVTAAPRAERLRHALRTVALIAVPTATWVAITLLFTDYYGWQNVLLLNKILGPHDSATAGHLWFIEVLVYFTIAAALLLRIPLVDALERREPFWFAMGLLAITLVLRYQPFGLYSAQDVRFSPLAVWFFAMGWAAAKATSRWQRLLVSAVLLACVPGYFGVPDRERLVMAGLLLLIWLPAIRVPALVAVAAAVLADSSLFAYLLHWQVYPPFGQHHVAALLASLMAGVAATRMVAGARRRLRVPSIRSAVDGPDLGRRFLRQLREQDVSRDRLAGKVIE